A stretch of the Archocentrus centrarchus isolate MPI-CPG fArcCen1 unplaced genomic scaffold, fArcCen1 scaffold_32_ctg1, whole genome shotgun sequence genome encodes the following:
- the LOC115776417 gene encoding uncharacterized protein K02A2.6-like has product MRGVKARLTLRPNSVPKFCPPRNVPYALRPRVEAELTRLTELGVISPVAHSDWATPVVPVNKKDGAVRLCGDFKVTINPALCIDKYPIPRIEDLFASLAGGQRFSKLDLSNAYLQMEVEESSKKLLTISTQKGLFCFNRLPFGVASSPALFQKAMDQVLLGLPHTHCYLDDILVSGPDKQTHLKTLDAVLSRLEEYGLHLKQEKCLFFQESVEYLGHIIDAAGLHKSPEKVRAIVEAPAPGDVSKLRSFLGMLNYYGRFIPDLATVLKPLNELLNKEKKWQWTSACASAFQKAKALLVSQEVLTHYNPELPLRLACDASPYGVGAVLSHVMPDGDEKPIAYASRTLSKAEQNYAQIEREALAIVFGVRKFHQYLYGNTFTLLTDHRPLTTIFSPVKSTPSMAAARMQRWALMLSAHNYTIEYRKGALHANADGLSRLPLPHAPSEKQGAVEVFYTSQLDTLPVSNAEIKRNTMSDSTLSRVMEMVTTGRFPAAKDAGELSPYLQRRHDLTVQHGCLMWGLRVIVPPKLRPRVLTELHSAHPGVVRMKSLARSYVWWPSIDSQIEHQAKSCHSCQRVQKDPGLAPLHPWMWPSSPWERIHVDFAGPFEGHMYLVIVDAHSKWPEVHIMDSTTSSKTIQVLRGLFSRYGIPHSLVSDNGPQFCSEEFSTFLKANGVKHIRSAPYHPASNGLAERFVQTFKHALKSSRGATPVQQRLDTFLLTYRNTPHATTKESPAMLFIGRKLRSRLDFLKPSMAGTVHQPQEAQQQRRQLHSKQRQFELGEPVLVRDYRRGEDKWTQAVVIEKTGPVSYKVHVGTQGVWKRHVDQMLTRPEDFQSEVLQAPAQTEMQLVSRLSIVLLQKVVRIGGRRALLNRRRKCMRC; this is encoded by the exons ATGAGAGGAGTGAAAGCCAGGCTCACTCTAAGACCAAACAGTGTACCCAAATTCTGCCCACCACGCAATGTGCCATATGCTCTTCGACCGCGAGTGGAAGCTGAGCTGACACGCCTCACTGAGCTTGGCGTCATCTCACCTGTGGCGCATAGTGACTGGGCTACGCCAGTGGTGCCCGTGAACAAGAAGGACGGCGCCGTGAGACTCTGCGGGGACTTCAAAGTCACCATCAACCCAGCTCTCTGCATCGACAAGTACCCAATTCCACGTATTGAGGACTTGTTTGCTTCTCTCGCTGGAGGTCAACGCTTCAGTAAACTGGATCTATCTAATGCATATCTACAGATGGAAGTAGAAGAGAGCTCCAAGAAGTTGCTGACCATCTCAACACAGAAAGGACTGTTCTGCTTCAACCGCTTGCCGTTTGGTGTAGCGTCATCGCCCGCCTTGTTCCAGAAGGCAATGGACCAGGTGCTCCTCGGACTGCCACACACTCACTGCTACCTGGACGACATACTGGTCAGTGGTCCTGACAAGCAGACACACCTGAAAACGCTAGATGCAGTACTCAGCAGGCTAGAGGAATACGGCCTGCACCTCAAGCAAGAGAAatgtctcttcttccaggaatcCGTGGAATACCTGGGCCACATCATCGATGCTGCTGGGCTCCACAAGTCACCGGAGAAGGTACGTGCCATCGTGGAAGCACCAGCACCAGGCGATGTAAGTAAACTTCGATCTTTCCTAGGAATGCTAAACTATTATGGACGCTTTATCCCTGATCTGGCCACTGTGCTAAAGCCGTtgaatgaactgctgaacaaagaaaagaaatggcagtGGACGTCAGCCTGTGCATCAGCGTTCCAGAAAGCCAAAGCACTCCTGGTATCACAAGAGGTGCTCACACACTACAACCCTGAGTTGCCGCTCCGTCTCGCTTGCGATGCTTCACCCTATGGGGTCGGAGCTGTTCTCTCGCATGTCATGCCGGATGGCGATGAAAAACCCATCGCCTATGCATCCAGAACTCtcagcaaagcagaacaaaactacGCTCAGATTGAGAGGGAGGCGTTAGCGATAGTCTTTGGAGTACGCAAGTTCCACCAGTACCTGTATGGCAATACATTCACGCTACTCACTGACCATCGCCCGCTTACAACCATCTTCAGTCCAGTGAAAAGCACACCATCCATGGCTGCAGCTCGCATGCAACGCTGGGCGCTCATGCTTTCCGCTCACAATTACACCATTGAGTACCGAAAGGGGGCCCTACATGCCAACGCTGATGGACTGTCAAGGTTACCGCTCCCTCATGCCCCCAGTGAGAAACAAGGTGCAGTGGAGGTGTTCTACACGTCACAGTTGGACACATTGCCAGTCAGCAACGCCGAGATCAAGCGTAACACCATGTCGGATTCCACCCTGTCCCGTGTCATGGAAATGGTCACAACTGGTCGTTTTCCAGCTGCAAAGGACGCAGGTGAGCTGTCTCCCTATCTCCAGCGCCGCCATGATCTCACTGTGCAGCACGGATGCCTTATGTGGGGGTTGAGAGTGATTGTGCCACCCAAACTGCGCCCCCGGGTGCTGACAGAGCTACACTCAGCACACCCAGGTGTAGTAAGGATGAAGAGCTTAGCTCGTAGCTACGTTTGGTGGCCCAGCATCGACTCCCAGATCGAGCACCAAGCAAAATCATGCCACTCATGTCAACGAGTGCAGAAAGACCCTGGCCTAGCACCCTTACACCCGTGGATGTGGCCATCCAGTCCTTGGGAACGGATACATGTGGACTTTGCAGGTCCATTTGAAGGGCACATGTACCTGGTCATAGTGGACGCACACTCCAAATGGCCCGAGGTGCACATCATGGATAGCACCACATCCAGCAAAACCATCCAAGTGCTTAGGGGACTTTTTAGTCGCTATGGCATTCCACACAGTCTTGTAAGCGACAACGGCCctcagttctgctctgaagaattcAGCACGTTTCTGAAAGCCAATGGAGTCAAACACATTCGCTCAGCACCATACCACCCTGCCTCCAATGGCTTGGCAGAGCGATTTGTGCAAACCTTCAAGCACGCTCTGAAATCTTCCAGAGGAGCTACACCAGTGCAGCAGCGTCTGGATACGTTCCTCCTGACCTACCGTAACACCCCCCATGCAACAACCAAGGAAAGCCCTGCAATGCTGTTCATCGGACGCAAGCTGCGTTCTCGACTGGATTTCCTGAAACCAAGTATGGCTGGAACAGTGCACCAGCCACAAGAGGCTCAACAGCAACGACGCCAGCTACACTCTAAACAGAGACAGTTTGAACTTGGTGAGCCAGTGCTCGTGCGTGATTATAGGAGGGGGGAGGATAAGTGGACGCAAGCTGTGGTGATCGAGAAGACCGGACCAGTGTCCTACAAGGTACATGTGGGAACACAAGGGGTCTGGAAGCGTCATGTGGACCAGATGCTGACTCGGCCCGA gGACTTCCAGTCTGAGGTGCTGCAGGCACCTGCCCAGACAGAGATGCAGCTGGTCAGTAGGCTCTCTATCGTGCTCCTGCAGAAAGTGGTGAGGATCGGAGGGAGACGTGCCCTTCTCAACCGCCGAAGGAAGTGCATGCGCTGCTGA